One Hydrogenophaga crassostreae genomic region harbors:
- a CDS encoding Lrp/AsnC family transcriptional regulator, giving the protein MDELDHKLIGLLRQNARLSVADLAHKLKVSRGTVTNRLRKLEDSQMVVGYTVRLRPEAEPERIRAWTSIEVEGNRMREVIANLLGEPGVASLHDTNGRWDLLAELEAGSMAGLSKVLERVRLINGIRGTETSIHLATYR; this is encoded by the coding sequence ATGGACGAACTCGATCACAAACTCATTGGCCTGTTGCGGCAAAACGCCAGGCTTTCCGTTGCCGACCTGGCCCACAAGCTCAAGGTCTCGCGCGGCACGGTTACCAACCGGTTGCGCAAGCTCGAAGACTCGCAGATGGTCGTGGGCTACACGGTGCGCCTGCGGCCCGAGGCCGAGCCGGAGCGCATCCGTGCCTGGACGTCGATCGAGGTTGAGGGCAACCGCATGCGCGAAGTGATCGCGAACCTGCTCGGCGAGCCGGGTGTCGCTTCATTGCATGACACCAATGGCCGCTGGGACTTGCTGGCCGAGCTGGAGGCCGGTTCCATGGCCGGGTTGTCCAAGGTGCTGGAGCGAGTGCGGCTGATCAACGGGATTCGGGGGACGGAAACGAGCATTCATTTGGCGACTTACCGGTAG
- a CDS encoding DUF1801 domain-containing protein — protein sequence MTPFQSQGVAEKFASYPIEVKNALLALREIAWETARSLPEVGEIEETLKWGEPAYGTKSKAGSTFRMDWKTKAPGSYALYFNCQTDLVDTFKTLFPNDFVFEGNRALVFRLGEAIPADSVAFCMAAAFSYHLNKKKQQRNSMPLR from the coding sequence ATGACACCGTTCCAGTCCCAAGGCGTCGCCGAAAAATTCGCCTCGTATCCGATCGAAGTCAAAAATGCGCTGCTCGCTTTGCGGGAGATCGCTTGGGAGACGGCCCGCTCGCTGCCCGAGGTGGGCGAGATCGAAGAGACGTTGAAGTGGGGTGAGCCTGCGTATGGCACGAAAAGCAAAGCCGGCAGCACCTTCCGCATGGACTGGAAGACCAAGGCGCCAGGCAGCTATGCGCTGTACTTCAACTGCCAGACCGATCTGGTCGATACCTTCAAAACCCTCTTCCCCAACGACTTTGTTTTTGAGGGCAACCGTGCGCTGGTGTTCAGGTTGGGCGAGGCCATTCCTGCGGATTCGGTGGCGTTCTGCATGGCAGCGGCGTTCAGTTACCACTTGAACAAAAAGAAGCAGCAACGGAACAGCATGCCTCTGCGTTGA
- a CDS encoding ATP-dependent DNA helicase: protein MTPLPGEAQHCAVAVRALCEFGAKEGDLDLRFTPSPSGAEGVAGHTTVTGRRPVGYQRELPLSARFEELTVTGRADGFDPDARRVEEIKTHRGDVNAIPPNHRALHWAQARVYGWMLCQQLSIEQIEVALVYFNIDTAEETLLTETQTASDLRTHFEALCQRYIGWAREQSAHRLQRDAALLELAFPFADFRPGQRKLTETVYRAQGRAQAGERILMAQAPTGIGKTMATLFAALKAAPRQGIDKVFYLTAKTPGRQLALDALKRLNSAGHLRVLERVARDKACEHPDKACHGASCPLAQGFYDRLPEARATAAKVEWMDKATLRDTALAHTVCPYYLGQEMVRWSDVLVGDFNHYFDHGAAWHALTEANEWRVSLLIDEAHNLIERTRLMHSAAMEPGAFQALRQSAPPALKKPLDKLHRQWGKLAKEHFEAYAVLPELPGEWVEALQATCHAIGEHFAEHPADATGSLQTWWFEALHFQRVAETFGDHSLCDLSRDAWAMNKSGKPSHPAINLRNIVPAPLLEDRWATAHSATLFSATLAPMDYVANLLGLPEDTTRLEVPSPFAAEQLQVRVAPHISTRWSDRLTSLTPMADVMAEQFEAEPGNYLAFFSSFDYLQQALDRLQERHRFVPTWAQSRGMTEPDREAFIARFTDDSQGIGFAVLGGAFGEGIDLPGHRLIGAFIATLGLPQLNPVNEQMRARLQQRFGRGYDYAYLYPGLQKVVQAAGRVIRSETDHGTVWLMDDRFGKAEVKRLLPAWWS, encoded by the coding sequence GTGACACCCCTGCCCGGCGAAGCACAACACTGCGCCGTGGCGGTGCGCGCGCTGTGCGAATTCGGCGCCAAGGAAGGCGACCTCGACCTGCGTTTCACCCCGTCGCCCAGTGGCGCCGAAGGCGTGGCCGGCCACACCACCGTCACCGGGCGCCGCCCCGTCGGCTACCAGCGCGAGCTGCCCTTGAGCGCCCGCTTCGAAGAGCTGACCGTCACCGGCCGCGCCGATGGCTTCGACCCCGATGCCAGGCGCGTGGAAGAAATCAAGACCCACCGGGGTGATGTCAACGCGATCCCGCCCAACCACCGCGCCCTGCACTGGGCGCAGGCCAGGGTCTACGGCTGGATGCTCTGCCAGCAACTCTCCATCGAACAGATCGAAGTCGCGCTGGTCTACTTCAACATCGACACGGCCGAAGAAACCCTGCTCACCGAAACCCAGACCGCCAGCGACCTGCGCACCCATTTCGAGGCGCTGTGCCAGCGCTACATCGGCTGGGCGCGCGAACAGAGCGCTCACCGCCTGCAACGCGACGCGGCCCTGCTTGAGCTGGCGTTTCCGTTCGCCGACTTCCGTCCGGGCCAGCGCAAGCTGACCGAGACCGTGTACCGCGCCCAGGGCCGCGCCCAAGCGGGCGAACGCATCTTGATGGCGCAGGCGCCCACCGGCATTGGCAAGACCATGGCCACGCTGTTCGCCGCGCTCAAGGCCGCGCCCAGGCAAGGCATCGACAAGGTTTTTTACCTGACCGCCAAAACACCGGGGCGCCAGCTCGCACTCGATGCCCTGAAGCGGCTGAACAGCGCCGGCCACCTGCGGGTGCTCGAACGGGTCGCCCGCGACAAGGCCTGCGAACACCCCGACAAAGCCTGCCACGGCGCTTCGTGCCCGCTGGCCCAGGGCTTTTACGACCGCCTGCCGGAGGCCCGCGCCACGGCCGCCAAGGTCGAGTGGATGGACAAAGCCACCCTGCGCGACACCGCCCTGGCCCACACCGTTTGCCCCTACTACCTGGGCCAGGAAATGGTGCGCTGGAGCGATGTGCTCGTGGGCGATTTCAACCACTACTTCGACCACGGCGCCGCCTGGCACGCGCTCACCGAAGCCAACGAATGGCGGGTGAGCCTGCTGATCGACGAAGCCCACAACCTGATCGAGCGCACGCGCCTGATGCACAGCGCCGCCATGGAACCCGGTGCCTTTCAGGCACTGCGTCAGAGCGCGCCGCCCGCCTTGAAAAAGCCGCTGGACAAGCTGCACCGCCAATGGGGCAAGCTCGCCAAGGAACACTTCGAAGCGTATGCCGTGTTGCCCGAGCTGCCCGGCGAATGGGTGGAAGCGCTGCAAGCCACCTGCCACGCCATCGGCGAACACTTCGCCGAACACCCCGCTGACGCCACCGGCTCTTTACAAACCTGGTGGTTCGAAGCCCTGCACTTTCAGCGCGTGGCCGAGACCTTTGGCGACCACAGCCTGTGCGATCTGTCGCGCGATGCGTGGGCCATGAACAAATCCGGCAAACCCAGCCACCCGGCGATCAACCTGCGAAACATCGTGCCCGCGCCCCTGCTGGAAGACCGCTGGGCCACCGCCCACAGCGCCACCCTGTTTTCCGCCACGCTGGCGCCCATGGACTACGTGGCCAACCTCCTCGGTCTGCCCGAAGACACGACGCGCCTGGAGGTGCCCTCGCCTTTTGCGGCCGAGCAATTGCAGGTGCGCGTGGCGCCCCACATCTCCACCCGATGGAGCGACCGCCTGACCTCGCTCACCCCCATGGCCGATGTGATGGCCGAGCAGTTTGAAGCCGAGCCCGGCAACTACCTCGCGTTCTTCAGCAGCTTCGACTACCTGCAACAAGCCCTCGACCGCCTGCAAGAGCGCCACCGCTTTGTGCCCACCTGGGCCCAATCGCGCGGCATGACCGAACCCGACCGGGAAGCCTTCATCGCAAGGTTCACCGACGACAGCCAGGGCATCGGCTTCGCCGTGCTCGGCGGCGCATTCGGCGAAGGCATCGACCTCCCCGGCCACCGCCTCATCGGCGCCTTCATCGCCACCCTGGGCCTGCCGCAGTTGAACCCGGTCAACGAACAGATGCGCGCCCGACTGCAGCAACGCTTCGGCCGCGGCTACGACTACGCCTATCTGTACCCAGGCCTGCAAAAAGTGGTGCAAGCCGCCGGCCGCGTGATCCGCAGCGAGACGGACCACGGCACGGTGTGGTTGATGGATGACCGGTTTGGGAAAGCGGAGGTGAAGCGGTTGTTGCCGGCCTGGTGGAGTTGA
- a CDS encoding DUF1566 domain-containing protein: MNSLMKTRVAGCAASLVILLSACGGGTGDKPVPERSTVQQAGASTESPLSTEALLALGARLNTSALKEAESEALAADQLGARTGLDQLAPGEQAPWSAYASGAVREKAADKLVPVWRFYNGATGAHFFTRNATERDNVIANLSPPKGSFQYEGEAFKVANAPSPGLSPVHRFYNTQTGVHFYTISDTERTHITTNLPQFAYEGIAYYASKVNGGGMTPFYRFYLPGKGFHFYTASLQERDNIIANLAAIYQYEGAGYSVLQSNWQPEPEPPAVVPHSGMKDTQCVAFGSFGSYVSCADPNAQALNPQQDGHRANTNPMSYSAIGAYPTTSCVKDNVTGLIWEGKTANNEPRGGGTVYTNYPFGYGKTDDASGYITYVNGLNLCGYSDWRLPTRTELLGIVDFGRYEPALDSAWFPNSNHTYWTADKLGWDNGYSATVTFTSGYTGAASASKERIRLVRGYGHTTQRYSYGTVAYGSDATNNVVIDGWTGLRWRRCEQGRTWTGATCSGTASTLTHYDALTHARDLTGWRLPNVKELASLVSLGVASGTTIDSTAFPGAAAANLWSSTPWDLLGRARYVGFADGRVSASPHNTAYPVRLVQLIP, translated from the coding sequence ATGAACAGCTTAATGAAGACCAGGGTAGCGGGTTGTGCAGCCAGTCTGGTTATTCTGCTCAGCGCCTGCGGCGGCGGCACTGGCGACAAGCCGGTACCAGAGCGATCCACCGTGCAGCAAGCCGGGGCTTCCACCGAATCCCCGCTGTCCACTGAAGCTTTGCTGGCCCTGGGCGCCAGGCTCAACACCTCTGCCTTGAAAGAGGCTGAGAGCGAGGCCCTCGCCGCTGACCAGTTGGGTGCGCGAACCGGTCTCGACCAATTGGCCCCTGGTGAGCAGGCCCCCTGGAGCGCCTACGCCTCAGGCGCCGTTCGGGAGAAAGCGGCCGACAAGCTCGTGCCCGTCTGGCGGTTTTACAACGGCGCCACAGGAGCCCATTTCTTCACCCGCAATGCGACCGAGCGCGACAACGTGATCGCCAACCTGTCGCCCCCCAAGGGCAGTTTTCAGTACGAAGGTGAGGCCTTCAAAGTGGCCAACGCGCCTTCGCCTGGGCTCTCACCGGTTCACCGTTTCTACAACACCCAGACCGGCGTTCACTTCTACACCATCAGCGACACCGAGCGCACCCACATCACAACCAACCTGCCCCAGTTTGCCTATGAAGGCATTGCGTATTACGCCAGCAAGGTGAACGGTGGGGGCATGACGCCGTTTTACCGTTTCTACCTGCCGGGCAAAGGGTTTCATTTCTACACGGCCAGTCTGCAGGAACGCGACAACATCATCGCCAACCTGGCGGCCATTTACCAATACGAAGGGGCGGGATATTCGGTGCTGCAAAGCAACTGGCAACCTGAGCCGGAACCGCCCGCGGTGGTTCCGCATTCGGGTATGAAAGACACCCAGTGTGTGGCGTTCGGCTCTTTTGGCAGCTACGTGTCGTGTGCCGATCCCAATGCACAGGCGCTCAACCCGCAACAAGATGGCCACCGTGCAAATACCAATCCCATGAGCTACAGCGCCATTGGCGCCTACCCGACCACCAGTTGCGTGAAAGACAACGTGACCGGGTTGATCTGGGAGGGCAAAACCGCCAACAACGAGCCGAGGGGTGGGGGGACCGTTTACACCAACTACCCCTTCGGCTACGGGAAAACGGACGACGCGAGTGGCTACATCACCTACGTCAATGGCCTCAACCTCTGCGGCTACAGTGACTGGCGCCTGCCCACACGAACGGAATTGCTTGGGATCGTGGACTTTGGACGATATGAGCCGGCACTGGACAGTGCCTGGTTCCCCAACTCGAACCACACCTACTGGACCGCAGACAAACTGGGCTGGGACAACGGCTATTCGGCAACGGTCACGTTCACCTCCGGCTACACCGGCGCAGCATCTGCAAGCAAGGAGCGCATCCGGCTGGTTCGCGGGTACGGACACACGACCCAGCGGTACAGCTATGGCACGGTGGCATACGGCTCAGACGCGACAAACAACGTGGTCATCGACGGATGGACGGGCCTGCGCTGGCGCCGGTGTGAGCAAGGACGGACCTGGACCGGCGCGACCTGCTCGGGCACTGCAAGCACATTGACCCACTACGACGCACTGACCCACGCCAGAGACCTGACCGGCTGGCGCCTGCCCAACGTGAAGGAGCTGGCAAGCCTCGTTTCGCTGGGCGTTGCCAGTGGCACAACGATTGACTCGACGGCATTTCCGGGGGCTGCAGCGGCCAACCTCTGGTCCTCCACCCCCTGGGACCTGCTGGGCAGAGCCCGTTATGTTGGTTTCGCTGATGGCCGCGTAAGTGCCTCTCCTCACAACACGGCTTATCCCGTCCGTCTGGTGCAACTCATACCGTGA
- a CDS encoding HPP family protein gives MTNARLQHWLRSFYPAPLTGGPRDLWLGSLGAGLGLLITEWISHQALGSANPWFIAPMGASAVLLFAVPASPLAQPWSIVGGNVIAAAVGITCVQLLGSNGPAAALAAAVAIALMFALRCLHPPGGAVALTAVLGGPAIHDLGYAFVLWPVAVDSVLMLLLALAFNNMAGRRYPHHGAPRPHPHDTRDRLPTQRAGPTREDLDAAIASFGEVLDIDRDDLEDLVMRTQLATRQRQWQAVRCSDIMSSDVISVGPTDSVDEAWQLLAHHKVKALPVADPEGKLVGIVSLHDFFIGQSAPVPNQLPRMSTARRVEDIMTRRVRSARPEQPIAELVQGFSDGGLHHMPVVNTNDQVVGMVTQSDLVAALFMRSPG, from the coding sequence ATGACGAACGCTCGACTGCAGCATTGGCTGCGCTCCTTCTACCCGGCCCCACTCACCGGCGGTCCTCGCGACCTCTGGCTGGGGAGCCTGGGCGCGGGGCTGGGCCTGTTGATCACCGAGTGGATCAGCCACCAGGCCCTGGGCTCGGCCAACCCCTGGTTCATTGCCCCCATGGGTGCTTCTGCCGTGTTGTTGTTTGCCGTGCCAGCCAGTCCGCTGGCGCAGCCCTGGTCCATCGTGGGTGGCAACGTGATTGCGGCGGCGGTGGGCATCACATGCGTGCAGTTGCTCGGCAGCAATGGCCCGGCGGCCGCGCTGGCCGCGGCAGTGGCCATCGCCCTGATGTTCGCCCTGCGCTGCCTGCACCCCCCCGGCGGCGCGGTGGCGCTCACCGCCGTGCTGGGCGGCCCGGCCATCCACGACCTGGGCTACGCTTTTGTGCTGTGGCCGGTGGCCGTGGATTCGGTGTTGATGCTGTTGCTGGCCCTGGCGTTCAACAACATGGCAGGCCGGCGCTACCCCCACCATGGCGCACCACGCCCACACCCCCACGACACGCGCGACCGCCTGCCCACCCAGCGCGCCGGCCCGACCCGCGAAGACCTCGACGCAGCCATCGCTTCGTTTGGCGAGGTGCTCGACATCGACCGCGACGACCTGGAAGATCTGGTGATGCGCACCCAGCTCGCCACACGCCAACGGCAATGGCAGGCCGTGCGCTGCAGCGACATCATGTCGAGCGATGTGATCTCGGTGGGTCCGACCGATTCGGTGGACGAAGCCTGGCAGCTGCTGGCCCACCACAAGGTCAAGGCATTGCCAGTGGCCGACCCCGAGGGCAAGCTGGTGGGCATCGTTTCGCTGCACGATTTTTTCATCGGACAAAGCGCGCCCGTTCCCAACCAGTTGCCGCGCATGAGCACCGCTCGACGGGTCGAAGACATCATGACGCGCCGGGTGCGCTCTGCCCGACCCGAGCAACCCATCGCGGAACTGGTGCAAGGCTTCTCGGACGGCGGGCTGCACCACATGCCGGTGGTGAACACCAACGATCAGGTGGTGGGCATGGTGACCCAGTCGGACCTGGTGGCGGCGCTCTTCATGCGCAGCCCAGGCTGA
- a CDS encoding FeoA family protein: MLTNLNQATVRQWHRIAAHSAHHPRLLELGFLPLENVRVLQRSWFKTGALVVQVGDAVFGLRPDEAVQIEVHPHHEALAEPIAA; this comes from the coding sequence ATGTTGACCAACCTGAACCAAGCGACCGTTCGCCAATGGCACCGTATCGCAGCGCACAGCGCCCACCACCCGCGTTTGCTGGAGTTGGGTTTTTTGCCGCTGGAAAACGTGCGTGTGCTGCAGCGCAGCTGGTTCAAGACCGGGGCGCTGGTGGTGCAGGTGGGCGATGCGGTGTTCGGCTTGCGCCCCGATGAGGCCGTGCAGATCGAAGTGCATCCCCATCACGAAGCGTTGGCGGAGCCCATCGCGGCATGA
- the feoB gene encoding ferrous iron transporter B, translating into MSTATVDTSGLAQRRLALLGNPNCGKTALFNRLTGSQQKVANYAGVTVELKRGLMKTAAGRSVTVIDLPGTYSLNPSSQDETVACAMVLGQSLREKAPDLTAVVIDATRLRRGLRLVAALKRVGVPMVVLVNMMDRVRAQGRELDVARLQSALGVPVLEATGISAQGTEALRQLLDQADVWNQPRPDITAVRQDADSARTDDTQAQAWLQAAGMDQPMAAHAWSRTLDAWLLQPVTGVLVLLVLLFLIFQAVFAWAEWPMGLIESATGWVGEGVDGLLPAGLLKSLLIDGVIAGLGGVVIFLPQILILFFFILVMEESGYLPRAALLLDRLMGSLGLSGRAFIPLLSSFACAIPGIMAARTISDRRTKWVTVFIAPLMTCSARLPVYTLLIGAFIPAKTVYGMSLPGLVLFGLYVMGIVSAIAVAWVLKLWRGAGEPVQLMMELPDYHLPRVKDLAIGLWQRASIFLRNVGGIILSLTVILWFLSTFPQAPAGFSGSPIEYSFAGRIGLALAGLFAPIGFNWQIVVALIPGLAAREVMVAALGTVYALSQTGDEVGAALGPLIAQDWTLATGLSLLIWFVFAPQCLATLAVVRKEMGGWAMPVGMAVFLFGLAYAASWVTYRLALNLGGSF; encoded by the coding sequence ATGAGCACCGCCACCGTTGATACCAGCGGCCTGGCGCAGCGCCGCCTGGCTTTGCTGGGCAATCCCAACTGCGGCAAAACCGCGCTGTTCAACCGCCTCACCGGCAGCCAGCAAAAGGTGGCGAACTACGCCGGGGTCACGGTCGAGCTCAAGCGTGGCCTGATGAAAACCGCCGCTGGCCGCTCGGTCACGGTGATCGATTTGCCGGGCACCTACAGCCTAAACCCCAGCAGCCAGGACGAGACCGTGGCCTGCGCCATGGTGCTGGGTCAGAGTTTGCGCGAGAAAGCGCCCGACCTGACCGCTGTGGTGATCGACGCCACGCGCCTGCGCCGTGGCCTGCGGCTGGTGGCAGCATTGAAACGCGTGGGCGTGCCCATGGTGGTTCTGGTCAACATGATGGACCGGGTGCGCGCCCAGGGCCGCGAGCTGGATGTGGCGCGTTTGCAATCCGCGCTGGGCGTGCCGGTGCTGGAAGCCACGGGCATTTCAGCGCAGGGCACCGAGGCCTTGCGCCAGTTGCTGGACCAGGCGGATGTGTGGAACCAGCCGCGGCCCGACATCACTGCGGTTCGCCAGGACGCCGATTCGGCACGCACCGACGACACTCAGGCCCAGGCCTGGCTGCAGGCCGCTGGCATGGACCAGCCCATGGCCGCGCACGCATGGTCGCGAACCCTTGACGCCTGGCTGCTGCAACCGGTCACCGGTGTGCTGGTGTTGCTGGTGTTGCTGTTCCTGATCTTTCAGGCCGTGTTCGCCTGGGCCGAGTGGCCGATGGGCCTCATCGAGAGCGCGACCGGCTGGGTGGGCGAGGGCGTGGACGGGCTGCTGCCCGCGGGCCTGCTCAAGAGTTTGTTGATCGACGGCGTGATCGCAGGCCTGGGCGGCGTGGTGATTTTTCTGCCGCAAATTTTGATTTTGTTCTTCTTCATCCTGGTGATGGAAGAGTCGGGCTACCTGCCGCGCGCAGCGCTGCTGCTTGACCGCTTGATGGGCAGCCTGGGGCTCTCGGGCCGGGCCTTCATTCCGTTGTTGTCCAGCTTTGCCTGCGCCATTCCCGGCATCATGGCCGCGCGCACGATTTCCGACCGGCGCACGAAATGGGTCACGGTGTTCATCGCGCCGCTCATGACCTGTTCGGCGCGCCTGCCGGTGTACACGCTGCTGATCGGCGCGTTCATTCCAGCCAAGACCGTTTACGGCATGAGCCTGCCGGGGCTGGTGTTGTTTGGCCTGTATGTGATGGGCATTGTTTCGGCCATTGCGGTGGCCTGGGTGCTGAAACTGTGGCGCGGGGCGGGTGAGCCGGTGCAACTGATGATGGAACTGCCCGACTACCACCTGCCGCGCGTCAAAGACCTGGCCATTGGCCTGTGGCAGCGCGCCAGCATTTTCTTGCGCAATGTGGGTGGCATCATCTTGTCGCTGACCGTCATCCTGTGGTTTCTCTCTACCTTCCCGCAAGCGCCTGCGGGCTTCAGCGGAAGCCCGATCGAATACAGCTTCGCCGGTCGCATCGGCCTGGCCTTGGCGGGCTTGTTTGCCCCGATTGGTTTCAACTGGCAAATTGTGGTGGCCCTGATTCCAGGCCTGGCTGCGCGCGAAGTGATGGTGGCCGCGCTCGGTACGGTGTATGCCCTGTCGCAAACCGGCGATGAAGTGGGCGCCGCGCTGGGCCCCCTGATCGCGCAAGACTGGACGCTGGCCACCGGCCTGTCTCTGCTGATCTGGTTTGTATTTGCCCCGCAGTGCCTGGCCACGCTGGCCGTGGTGCGCAAGGAAATGGGTGGCTGGGCGATGCCGGTGGGCATGGCCGTGTTTCTGTTTGGCCTGGCCTACGCAGCGTCGTGGGTCACCTACCGGCTCGCCTTGAATTTGGGAGGCTCTTTCTGA
- a CDS encoding FeoB-associated Cys-rich membrane protein, producing the protein MNFDLIAVLTLGALAVAFLVRRYWRVSKGQAPVCGNCDNCHCDD; encoded by the coding sequence ATGAACTTCGATCTGATCGCCGTGTTGACCCTGGGTGCGCTGGCCGTGGCGTTTCTGGTGCGCCGTTACTGGCGCGTATCCAAAGGCCAGGCGCCGGTTTGCGGCAACTGCGACAACTGCCACTGCGACGACTGA
- a CDS encoding branched-chain amino acid ABC transporter permease, which translates to MDIFLQQVLNGLTLGGIYSLVALGLTLVYGILHVPNFAHGAFYMVGAFVALKLMTGWEVNYWIAMIGAAGVVAVIGALSERLVFRPLRNHSGLHPMIAAIGLLLFLEAGAQALWGADFLRMPTPFSGIIEVAGITAPVQRLMIIAGAFTLMAALQIFLTRTVAGSTIVAMAQNRDGASLVGIDANRVAMLTFGISGALAAVAATLYAPINLVYPAMGHLVITKAFVIIILGGMGSVPGAIVGGLIIGFAESFGAYYISTDYKDIISFVLLVVILSLRPQGLFTNGAR; encoded by the coding sequence GTGGACATTTTTCTTCAACAGGTGCTCAACGGCCTGACGCTGGGCGGTATTTACAGCCTGGTGGCCCTGGGTCTGACCCTGGTCTACGGCATTCTTCATGTGCCCAACTTCGCCCACGGCGCGTTCTACATGGTGGGCGCCTTCGTGGCGCTCAAGCTCATGACCGGATGGGAGGTCAACTACTGGATCGCCATGATCGGTGCCGCCGGTGTGGTGGCTGTGATCGGTGCGCTGTCCGAGCGTCTGGTGTTCCGCCCGCTGCGCAACCATTCGGGTCTTCACCCCATGATCGCCGCCATTGGTCTGCTGCTGTTTCTGGAGGCCGGCGCGCAAGCCCTGTGGGGGGCCGATTTCCTGCGCATGCCAACACCTTTCAGCGGCATCATTGAAGTCGCCGGCATCACCGCGCCGGTGCAGCGCCTGATGATCATCGCCGGCGCCTTCACATTGATGGCCGCGCTGCAAATCTTCCTGACACGCACCGTCGCCGGCTCGACCATCGTCGCCATGGCGCAAAACCGCGACGGCGCCTCGCTGGTCGGCATCGATGCCAACCGCGTGGCCATGCTGACCTTCGGCATCTCCGGCGCGCTGGCCGCCGTGGCCGCCACGCTCTACGCCCCGATCAACCTGGTCTACCCGGCCATGGGCCACCTGGTCATCACGAAAGCATTCGTGATCATCATTCTCGGCGGCATGGGCAGCGTGCCCGGCGCCATCGTGGGCGGCCTGATCATCGGTTTTGCCGAGTCGTTTGGCGCCTATTACATCTCCACCGACTACAAGGACATCATCTCCTTCGTGTTGCTGGTGGTGATTCTTTCCCTGCGCCCCCAAGGCCTTTTCACCAACGGAGCGCGCTGA
- a CDS encoding branched-chain amino acid ABC transporter permease, whose amino-acid sequence MMKFLEGKFGWGLLLVAGLLFPFMAGNDYHLTVMSTAYIFAIATLGLNLITGYTGQFNLAHAGFMAVGAYTLGILTVDYEVSFWLAFLLAGVVTVLVGLPLGWVSLRLRGHYFSIFTLCVGTIMFLVIEKWESLTHGTVGIMGIPAPTAIGPLSFDTPVSIYYLVYFFLVFGVWMMRRIVDSLMGRTFMAIRNGDELAEALGVNLMRNKLMAFSLSVLYAGFAGALYAGFVRFLGPDLAGASHAFDMTMYMIIGGLGTVLGPLLGALMVPWLTQYLQALQEFRFLIFGPVLIFLVIFVPNGIVGTWVARRARQASDAALGKQAPAKDTAKKSDAAQKESARA is encoded by the coding sequence ATGATGAAATTTCTTGAAGGCAAATTCGGCTGGGGGCTGTTGCTGGTCGCCGGCCTGCTGTTCCCCTTTATGGCAGGCAACGACTACCACCTGACGGTGATGTCCACCGCCTACATCTTCGCCATCGCCACCCTGGGCCTGAACCTGATCACCGGCTACACCGGCCAGTTCAACCTGGCCCACGCGGGCTTCATGGCGGTCGGGGCCTATACGCTGGGCATCCTGACGGTCGACTACGAAGTGTCGTTCTGGCTGGCGTTTTTGCTCGCTGGTGTGGTCACCGTGCTGGTTGGCCTGCCGCTGGGCTGGGTGTCGCTGCGCCTGCGCGGCCACTACTTCTCGATCTTTACCCTGTGCGTCGGCACCATCATGTTTCTGGTGATCGAAAAGTGGGAAAGCCTGACCCACGGCACCGTCGGCATCATGGGCATTCCCGCGCCAACGGCCATCGGCCCGCTCTCTTTCGACACGCCGGTTTCGATTTACTACCTGGTGTATTTCTTCCTGGTGTTCGGTGTCTGGATGATGCGCCGCATCGTGGATTCGCTGATGGGCCGCACCTTCATGGCCATTCGCAACGGCGATGAACTGGCCGAAGCCCTGGGCGTGAACCTGATGCGCAACAAGCTGATGGCGTTTTCGCTGTCGGTGCTCTACGCCGGTTTCGCGGGCGCCTTGTACGCCGGTTTCGTGCGCTTCCTTGGCCCCGATCTGGCCGGGGCCTCCCATGCCTTCGACATGACCATGTACATGATCATCGGCGGCCTCGGTACCGTGCTCGGCCCGCTGCTGGGCGCCTTGATGGTCCCTTGGCTGACCCAGTACCTGCAGGCACTGCAGGAATTCCGCTTCCTCATTTTTGGCCCGGTGCTCATCTTCCTGGTGATCTTCGTGCCCAACGGCATTGTCGGTACCTGGGTGGCGCGCCGCGCCCGCCAGGCGTCTGACGCCGCACTCGGCAAACAAGCGCCCGCAAAAGATACAGCCAAGAAGAGCGACGCAGCTCAAAAGGAGTCGGCACGTGCTTGA